In Blautia sp. SC05B48, a single genomic region encodes these proteins:
- a CDS encoding TIGR03905 family TSCPD domain-containing protein, which produces MVYKTKGVCAQGIEFEIDDNKKVHNIKFTGGCSGNTQGVAQLAEGMDADEVISRLEGIRCGFKPTSCPDQLAKAIRQALNEG; this is translated from the coding sequence ATGGTTTATAAGACAAAAGGCGTCTGTGCTCAGGGAATTGAGTTCGAGATCGACGATAATAAAAAAGTTCACAATATCAAGTTTACAGGCGGATGTTCCGGAAACACACAGGGTGTTGCACAGCTTGCAGAGGGAATGGATGCAGATGAAGTAATCTCCCGTCTGGAAGGCATCCGCTGCGGATTCAAACCAACTTCATGTCCGGATCAGCTTGCAAAAGCCATCCGCCAGGCATTGAACGAAGGCTGA
- a CDS encoding two-component system sensor histidine kinase NtrB, whose product MCNDTTVSKLKNDFHYTLSKFSHELRNPLTLINSGLQMIASAHPEVKEYEHWDDVMDNLDYVKELLDELSAFNNAGHVKRENIDTCCYLRTILSSIKPTLDYLEITLETDIPDSLPSIALDRIRVRQMLLNLLKNAWEAVPIPGGKISFSVIPENSGIRIDIRDNGCGISKEQQATIFQPFFTTKESGTGLGLAVSKQIAQAHSGDITLESTPGQGTVFHIFLG is encoded by the coding sequence ATGTGCAACGATACTACAGTCAGTAAATTGAAAAACGATTTTCATTATACACTTTCAAAATTTTCACATGAACTCCGGAATCCTCTGACTCTTATTAACAGCGGACTCCAGATGATCGCATCTGCACATCCTGAGGTCAAAGAATATGAGCACTGGGATGATGTTATGGATAATCTTGATTATGTAAAAGAACTTCTTGATGAACTTTCTGCATTTAATAATGCAGGCCATGTCAAAAGAGAAAACATTGACACCTGCTGCTATCTCCGAACGATTCTTTCCTCCATAAAACCTACTCTGGATTATCTGGAGATCACGCTTGAAACAGATATTCCGGATTCATTGCCATCGATAGCTCTTGACCGGATCCGTGTCCGGCAGATGCTTCTGAATCTTCTGAAAAACGCATGGGAAGCCGTTCCCATTCCCGGAGGAAAGATTTCTTTTTCTGTCATTCCGGAAAATTCCGGCATCCGCATTGATATCCGGGATAACGGATGTGGAATCTCAAAGGAACAGCAGGCTACGATATTTCAGCCATTTTTCACAACCAAAGAATCCGGGACCGGCCTTGGCCTTGCTGTTTCAAAACAGATCGCTCAGGCACACAGTGGAGACATCACGCTTGAGAGTACTCCCGGTCAGGGAACTGTTTTCCATATTTTTCTGGGATGA
- a CDS encoding DUF4367 domain-containing protein, protein MENFRDAELKKWLAEEYEKETEEMEKILFPDGVIPDDGETEEEAKAAYQRLVEKLKADGVYKEDETDSIKTDDHKENVKIVYLPEKKSHKAARVAAAVLVCSAGIFAASMTSQANRSYFIDSVRYWAGDDTSISIENDEENERAQKDEQMALDEVKNKLNLNTIPQFMYRPVGLKFKSYEINTDIGNALIEYDYKNVIITLYINDHSDSSKNSDYNLDGETLETLKWKDENIVIEIKKIKDNQDKKENYVAYWKDNTAFYEISGKMEKEEFLKMIKNIRF, encoded by the coding sequence ATGGAAAATTTCAGGGATGCTGAACTGAAAAAATGGTTGGCAGAAGAATATGAAAAAGAAACCGAAGAGATGGAAAAAATCCTGTTTCCAGATGGAGTGATTCCTGATGATGGAGAAACAGAAGAGGAGGCAAAGGCTGCTTATCAGAGGCTTGTAGAAAAACTGAAAGCAGATGGTGTTTACAAAGAAGACGAAACTGACAGTATTAAAACTGATGATCATAAAGAGAATGTAAAAATCGTTTATCTGCCCGAAAAGAAAAGTCATAAAGCAGCTCGCGTAGCGGCAGCAGTACTTGTATGCTCAGCCGGTATCTTCGCCGCAAGCATGACCAGCCAGGCGAACAGGAGTTATTTTATTGATTCTGTGAGGTATTGGGCTGGGGATGATACGAGTATTTCAATTGAAAATGATGAAGAAAATGAGAGAGCGCAGAAGGATGAGCAGATGGCGTTAGATGAAGTGAAAAATAAATTAAATTTAAATACAATTCCCCAATTTATGTACAGACCAGTTGGACTTAAATTTAAAAGCTATGAAATTAACACGGATATTGGCAATGCTTTGATAGAGTATGATTATAAAAATGTAATTATAACATTATATATTAATGATCATAGTGATAGCAGTAAAAATAGTGATTATAATTTAGATGGAGAAACATTAGAAACACTTAAGTGGAAAGATGAAAATATTGTAATTGAAATAAAAAAAATAAAAGATAATCAGGATAAAAAAGAAAATTATGTTGCTTATTGGAAGGATAATACCGCTTTTTATGAGATAAGTGGAAAGATGGAAAAAGAAGAATTTTTAAAAATGATAAAAAACATAAGATTTTGA
- a CDS encoding rhomboid family intramembrane serine protease: MEEIKKEPVTVLLILINTLIFLVVEFTGGSENGQHMLECGAAYAPLILGQGQWYRMFSSMFLHFGAPHLINNMLVLFVLGQRLEPVTGKIKFFLIYIFGGLGGNMLSLFFDMYAGNTSLSAGASGAVFAVMGGMIYVIIRHRGRVADLTVRQMLIMAAFSLYFGFASEGVDNVAHIGGLLSGFLIAVILYHPRKIWKTVP; encoded by the coding sequence TTGGAAGAAATAAAAAAAGAACCTGTGACAGTTTTACTGATCCTCATAAATACGCTGATCTTTCTTGTGGTGGAATTTACCGGCGGCTCGGAGAACGGGCAGCATATGCTGGAATGCGGTGCTGCTTATGCACCATTGATCCTGGGACAGGGACAGTGGTATCGGATGTTTAGCAGTATGTTTCTGCATTTTGGTGCGCCGCATCTGATCAATAATATGCTGGTTCTGTTTGTGCTTGGCCAGAGACTGGAACCGGTAACAGGAAAGATAAAATTTTTTCTGATCTATATATTTGGTGGTCTGGGCGGAAATATGCTCTCTTTGTTTTTTGATATGTATGCAGGAAACACTTCTTTATCTGCAGGAGCTTCCGGAGCTGTTTTTGCAGTCATGGGCGGTATGATCTATGTGATCATACGGCACAGAGGAAGAGTGGCGGATCTGACTGTCAGGCAGATGTTGATCATGGCCGCATTTTCTCTGTATTTCGGATTTGCAAGTGAAGGCGTGGATAACGTAGCGCATATAGGCGGTTTGTTGAGTGGTTTCCTGATCGCTGTAATTCTTTATCATCCCAGAAAAATATGGAAAACAGTTCCCTGA
- a CDS encoding undecaprenyldiphospho-muramoylpentapeptide beta-N-acetylglucosaminyltransferase: protein MKHIVLTGGGTAGHVTPNIALIPKLRELGYKISYIGSYEGIEKKLIEELGIPYYGISSGKLRRYFDLKNFSDPFRVLKGFSQARKILKELKPDVVFSKGGFVTVPVVIAAKRLKIPALIHESDMTPGLANKLCLSSASRICCNFPETVANLPADKAVLTGTPIRQELLSGNAENGHKFCGFTADKPVLMVIGGSLGAASVNDNVRKILPKLLKEFQVVHLCGKGKTDESLNGTAGYVQYEYIQDELPDLFAMADIVISRAGANAICEIRELHKPNLLIPLSAKASRGDQILNARSFERQGFSKVLEEEKITEEKLLETIRQLYTDRQKYTDAMAGNGQVDSISKITDLIEECAGA, encoded by the coding sequence ATGAAACACATCGTACTTACCGGCGGTGGTACTGCCGGACATGTAACTCCAAATATTGCCCTGATTCCAAAGCTCAGGGAGCTTGGTTATAAGATTTCCTACATCGGTTCCTACGAAGGAATCGAAAAAAAACTGATCGAAGAACTTGGAATCCCATATTATGGAATCTCATCCGGAAAGCTGAGACGTTACTTCGATCTCAAAAACTTCTCTGACCCGTTTCGTGTACTGAAGGGATTCAGCCAGGCCAGAAAGATTCTGAAAGAGCTGAAACCGGACGTTGTTTTTTCTAAAGGCGGTTTCGTTACGGTTCCCGTTGTGATCGCGGCCAAACGTTTAAAAATCCCCGCACTGATCCACGAGTCCGACATGACTCCAGGTCTTGCCAATAAACTCTGTCTCTCTTCTGCATCCAGAATCTGTTGTAATTTTCCTGAGACAGTCGCCAATCTTCCTGCTGACAAAGCAGTTCTTACAGGAACTCCGATCCGCCAGGAACTTCTTTCCGGAAATGCGGAAAACGGTCATAAATTCTGTGGTTTCACTGCTGACAAGCCGGTACTTATGGTCATCGGTGGAAGTCTGGGAGCTGCTTCTGTCAATGATAATGTCCGCAAGATCCTCCCTAAACTTCTGAAGGAATTCCAGGTTGTCCATCTCTGCGGAAAGGGAAAAACCGATGAATCTCTCAACGGTACTGCCGGATACGTCCAGTATGAATATATCCAGGACGAGCTTCCGGATCTGTTTGCCATGGCTGATATTGTGATCTCCCGCGCAGGCGCTAACGCGATCTGTGAGATCCGCGAACTTCATAAGCCAAATCTTCTGATCCCGCTTTCTGCCAAAGCCAGTCGTGGTGACCAGATCCTTAACGCTCGATCCTTCGAACGCCAGGGCTTCAGTAAAGTGCTGGAAGAAGAGAAGATCACAGAAGAAAAGCTTCTGGAAACCATCCGCCAGCTCTATACCGATCGTCAGAAATATACAGATGCCATGGCAGGAAACGGCCAGGTAGATTCCATCAGTAAGATCACTGATCTTATTGAAGAATGCGCCGGAGCCTGA
- a CDS encoding DUF6382 domain-containing protein, with product MRTEYKRDMNHNYLILTGDERIDTDSYQVRMIVANAVPDLLQCRIQGIDGKFMVYYDITSRHSMTALFEEKKMDLESLQMILGGFIQIMEEMSEYLLNPCQLILEPEYIYLDAERKSVRFCYMPGFHGEVQKQFQSLAEYILPKLDHEDGKAVMLGYSVYRRALEDSFHLEYIKEELYKICNSDEEDFSPYEKKKTVVQEENRMTEEEKEDNLWQMENWERASVSGNEKQKKASADSQKRKTNKIWKPVAGFGAALVLLLGITAGMAGGYIPRISKEIFLLGVLAAMILGMLSYILIKKVCGKKKKPDTPVPEQKYGAAEKETAVYSEDQKESGTLSGSNAGGSRKELEKIKKNIPTKAEDFSDGFGETVVLSAGASKGPATLVSREPGELATIYLEKDITVIGKLETAADAVINIPTVSRIHAKIRKREGAYYLADLNSRNGTSVNGQLLKTGEDYLLEDEDEVDFAQARYIFLK from the coding sequence ATCGACGGAAAATTCATGGTGTATTATGATATAACTTCCAGGCATTCCATGACGGCGCTTTTTGAGGAAAAAAAGATGGATCTGGAGTCGCTTCAGATGATATTGGGAGGCTTTATACAGATCATGGAAGAAATGTCCGAGTATCTTTTGAATCCCTGTCAGCTGATCCTGGAACCGGAATATATTTATCTGGATGCGGAAAGAAAAAGTGTCCGTTTTTGTTATATGCCGGGATTTCATGGGGAGGTACAGAAACAGTTTCAGAGTCTTGCGGAGTATATCCTTCCAAAGCTGGATCATGAAGACGGAAAAGCGGTCATGCTGGGATACAGTGTATACAGACGTGCACTGGAGGACAGCTTTCATCTGGAATACATCAAGGAAGAGTTATATAAAATATGTAACAGCGACGAGGAAGATTTTTCTCCATATGAAAAGAAGAAAACAGTGGTCCAGGAAGAAAACAGGATGACAGAGGAGGAAAAAGAAGATAATCTGTGGCAGATGGAAAACTGGGAGAGAGCCAGTGTGTCCGGAAATGAAAAACAGAAAAAAGCTTCAGCGGACTCACAGAAGCGGAAAACAAACAAAATATGGAAGCCAGTGGCTGGATTTGGTGCAGCATTGGTGCTTCTTCTGGGAATTACGGCAGGAATGGCCGGTGGATATATTCCAAGAATAAGCAAAGAGATTTTTCTTCTGGGAGTTCTTGCAGCAATGATACTGGGGATGCTGAGCTATATTCTGATCAAAAAAGTCTGTGGAAAAAAGAAAAAACCGGATACGCCGGTGCCTGAGCAGAAATATGGTGCGGCGGAAAAAGAGACAGCTGTATATTCTGAAGATCAGAAAGAATCTGGTACGCTGTCAGGGAGCAATGCCGGTGGCAGCAGAAAAGAACTGGAAAAGATCAAAAAAAACATTCCGACAAAAGCGGAGGATTTTTCAGATGGATTTGGTGAAACAGTAGTTCTTTCGGCAGGTGCATCTAAAGGTCCTGCTACATTAGTGAGCCGGGAACCGGGGGAATTGGCTACCATTTATTTGGAAAAAGATATCACAGTGATCGGAAAACTGGAAACTGCGGCGGATGCAGTGATCAATATACCAACTGTCAGCAGGATCCATGCCAAGATCCGAAAAAGGGAGGGGGCATATTATCTGGCAGATCTGAACTCCAGAAATGGGACTTCTGTAAATGGACAGCTTCTGAAAACAGGAGAAGATTATTTGTTGGAGGATGAGGATGAAGTTGATTTTGCACAGGCCCGTTATATTTTTTTGAAATAA
- a CDS encoding DUF6147 family protein gives MKEKMKRIVRNLLLVCCCSILFASPVMAENLSDDFSVDTDTDADYAEDTTYSMLRGNNLNFGTTSVKKMASNKVAVSGITQCHHVCDKVYLEIYLERKVKGTYSTYKSWSYTANNVDHLNKGLTVIVPSGYYYRVRGYHAAKDGSKESTTTLTSGVLVK, from the coding sequence ATGAAAGAGAAAATGAAAAGAATTGTGCGAAATTTATTATTAGTATGCTGTTGCAGCATATTGTTTGCGTCACCTGTAATGGCAGAGAATTTATCAGATGATTTTTCAGTGGATACGGATACAGATGCGGATTATGCTGAAGATACTACATACAGTATGTTAAGAGGCAACAATTTAAATTTTGGAACAACTTCTGTGAAAAAAATGGCTAGCAATAAGGTGGCTGTTTCAGGAATAACACAGTGTCATCATGTTTGTGATAAAGTATATTTGGAGATATATTTGGAACGGAAAGTAAAAGGTACATATTCTACTTATAAAAGTTGGAGTTATACAGCAAACAATGTAGATCATTTAAATAAGGGACTGACAGTTATCGTTCCGAGCGGTTATTATTATCGCGTACGAGGATATCATGCAGCAAAAGATGGAAGCAAGGAATCAACTACAACATTAACCAGCGGTGTTTTAGTAAAATAA
- a CDS encoding HIT family protein, whose product MGDCIFCKIANGEIPSATLYEDEEFRVILDLGPASKGHSLILPKKHAANIYELPDETAGKAMILAKKMAGKLRDALNCDGFNVVQNNGEIAGQTVFHFHMHLIPRYEGDGVGLTWKPGELSDEVRDEILKKIKE is encoded by the coding sequence ATGGGAGACTGCATATTTTGTAAAATCGCAAATGGAGAGATTCCATCAGCAACACTTTATGAGGATGAGGAATTTCGCGTGATTCTGGATCTGGGACCGGCAAGCAAAGGACACTCATTGATCCTGCCGAAAAAGCATGCAGCGAATATTTATGAACTTCCGGATGAGACTGCCGGAAAAGCAATGATCCTGGCTAAAAAAATGGCAGGAAAGCTGAGAGATGCACTGAACTGTGATGGATTTAATGTTGTGCAGAACAATGGAGAGATCGCAGGACAGACTGTGTTTCATTTTCACATGCATCTGATTCCGAGATATGAGGGAGATGGTGTTGGTTTAACCTGGAAACCCGGAGAACTCAGCGATGAGGTGAGAGATGAAATCTTAAAGAAAATTAAAGAATGA
- a CDS encoding 5'-methylthioadenosine/adenosylhomocysteine nucleosidase, producing the protein MKCVGIIGAMEQEVARLKEVMENVSITTRAGMDFYEGVLEGKKVVVVQSGIGKVNAGMCTQILADLFQVEAVINTGIAGSLNNDINIGDIVLSTDVLHHDMDATGFGYPKGQIPQMKEFSFQADECLRKIAHDVCEEVNPEIRVFEGRIASGDQFVCDQGVKDNIVKEFSAYAVEMEGAAIGQAAALNGIPFLIIRAISDKADNSANMDYPAFEKLAIEHSVRLTQGMLKRMA; encoded by the coding sequence ATGAAATGTGTTGGAATCATAGGAGCAATGGAACAGGAAGTAGCAAGACTGAAAGAGGTTATGGAGAATGTATCCATTACTACCAGAGCCGGAATGGATTTTTATGAGGGTGTTCTGGAAGGAAAGAAGGTAGTTGTGGTACAGTCCGGGATCGGTAAGGTAAATGCCGGTATGTGCACCCAGATCCTGGCAGATCTCTTTCAGGTGGAAGCGGTGATCAATACCGGTATCGCAGGAAGCCTTAACAATGATATCAATATTGGAGATATCGTACTTTCCACAGATGTTCTTCATCATGATATGGATGCAACCGGGTTCGGATATCCGAAGGGACAGATCCCGCAGATGAAAGAATTTTCTTTCCAGGCAGATGAGTGCCTTCGTAAGATCGCACATGATGTATGCGAGGAAGTAAATCCGGAGATCCGGGTTTTTGAAGGAAGAATTGCTTCCGGAGATCAGTTTGTATGTGATCAGGGTGTAAAAGATAATATTGTAAAGGAATTCAGCGCCTATGCTGTTGAAATGGAGGGCGCAGCGATCGGACAGGCAGCAGCTCTTAATGGGATTCCATTCCTGATCATCCGTGCTATCTCAGATAAAGCAGATAATAGTGCAAACATGGATTATCCGGCGTTTGAAAAGCTTGCAATTGAGCACAGCGTACGTCTGACCCAGGGAATGCTGAAACGCATGGCTTGA
- a CDS encoding RNA polymerase sigma factor, whose product MNNQTFEEFYLKYRKISRGYAYGVLHDWSAADDVSQDVLYKMYTIKDGLNIDNEKMMFSLIKTASMNKALDYIKKSSSKHEFVCQEEVAAFLEEQNSVDAEEVFLRKEKKEFMYMVLRRFRKEQPMNYEILIQVKYLEISAETVAEEYGLTKSGVNNRIYKAKRWLQEEFRKVYE is encoded by the coding sequence ATGAACAATCAGACATTTGAAGAGTTTTATCTTAAATACCGAAAAATATCCAGAGGGTATGCGTATGGGGTTCTCCATGACTGGAGTGCTGCTGATGATGTCAGTCAGGATGTACTTTACAAAATGTATACTATAAAGGATGGCCTGAATATTGATAATGAAAAGATGATGTTTTCTCTGATCAAGACGGCATCTATGAATAAGGCTTTGGATTATATAAAGAAATCAAGCTCCAAGCATGAGTTTGTCTGTCAGGAAGAAGTTGCGGCTTTTCTGGAAGAACAGAATTCGGTCGATGCGGAAGAGGTATTTCTGCGTAAAGAGAAGAAAGAATTTATGTATATGGTGCTGAGAAGATTTCGAAAGGAACAGCCGATGAATTATGAGATCTTAATTCAGGTCAAATATCTGGAGATTTCCGCTGAAACAGTTGCAGAAGAATATGGTCTGACGAAAAGTGGTGTCAATAACAGGATATATAAAGCGAAGCGCTGGCTGCAGGAAGAATTTCGCAAAGTATACGAATAA
- a CDS encoding MBL fold metallo-hydrolase RNA specificity domain-containing protein, with protein sequence MKITFIGATHEVTGSCYYLEAAGRKFLVDYGMEQGPDYYENKELPVAPGDLDFVLLTHAHMDHSGNLPALYAKGYQGPIYATEATCNLCDIMLRDSAHIQMFEAEWRNRKGRREGKPEFIPAYTMEDAMGVLRNFVRCPYDKIIKPAEGIEVRFVDAGHLLGSSSIEVWMTEEDKTEKIVFSGDIGNIDQPLIRDPVYIREADYVVMESTYGDRSHGDRPDYPAILAEIIQRTFDRGGSLVIPSFAVGRTQEMLYFIRQIKEQGLVHGHDGFTVYVDSPLANEATTIFSENAYTCYDEEAMDLLNKGINPLSFQGLKTSVTTDDSRAINFDEDCKVIISASGMCDAGRIKHHLKHNLWNPRNTILFVGYQAIGTPGRALLEGAAEMKLFGENVQVAAEICKMPGISGHADVNGLIEWAKAFETRPKHVFVTHGDDTVTEIFAQRLKEELGYDATAPFSGTEYDLLENRCIHEAVGVRIVKATASPKTTKAARAYEKLLAMGRRLMSVIRKNEGCPNKDLDRFARDIQSLCDKWDRTDI encoded by the coding sequence ATGAAGATAACATTTATTGGTGCTACGCATGAGGTGACCGGAAGCTGTTATTATCTGGAAGCGGCAGGACGGAAGTTCCTGGTGGATTATGGAATGGAGCAGGGACCGGATTATTATGAAAATAAGGAGCTTCCGGTGGCTCCGGGTGATCTGGATTTTGTGCTTCTGACACATGCACACATGGATCATTCCGGAAATCTTCCGGCCTTGTATGCAAAAGGCTATCAGGGGCCGATCTATGCGACAGAGGCAACTTGTAATCTCTGCGATATCATGCTTCGTGACAGCGCACATATCCAGATGTTCGAGGCTGAGTGGAGAAACCGAAAGGGGCGGAGAGAAGGAAAACCGGAATTTATTCCTGCATACACTATGGAAGATGCCATGGGTGTGCTCCGGAACTTCGTCAGATGCCCATATGATAAGATCATCAAACCGGCAGAGGGAATCGAAGTAAGATTTGTGGATGCAGGACATCTTCTTGGCTCCAGCAGTATTGAAGTCTGGATGACGGAAGAGGACAAAACAGAAAAGATCGTTTTTTCCGGCGATATCGGAAATATCGATCAGCCACTGATCAGGGATCCGGTATATATCCGAGAGGCAGATTATGTTGTGATGGAATCTACCTACGGAGACCGCAGTCATGGAGACCGTCCGGATTATCCGGCAATACTGGCAGAGATCATCCAGAGGACCTTTGACAGAGGCGGCAGTCTGGTGATCCCGTCCTTTGCAGTAGGCCGTACTCAGGAAATGCTGTATTTTATCCGACAGATCAAAGAACAGGGACTGGTTCACGGCCATGATGGTTTTACGGTATATGTAGACAGTCCCCTCGCCAATGAGGCAACTACGATCTTCAGTGAGAATGCATATACCTGCTATGATGAGGAAGCAATGGATCTTTTGAATAAAGGTATCAATCCGTTATCCTTCCAGGGATTGAAGACCTCCGTTACTACCGATGATTCCAGAGCTATCAATTTTGATGAGGACTGCAAGGTGATCATTTCCGCCAGCGGTATGTGTGATGCTGGTCGTATCAAACATCATCTGAAACACAATCTGTGGAATCCCAGAAATACCATTCTTTTTGTTGGATACCAGGCTATAGGAACTCCGGGGCGGGCATTATTGGAAGGTGCTGCGGAGATGAAGCTGTTTGGTGAGAATGTGCAGGTAGCTGCTGAAATATGCAAAATGCCGGGAATCAGCGGTCATGCGGATGTAAACGGACTTATAGAATGGGCGAAAGCCTTTGAGACGAGACCAAAACACGTATTTGTTACGCATGGTGATGATACGGTGACGGAGATTTTTGCCCAGAGGCTTAAAGAAGAGCTTGGGTATGATGCAACAGCACCCTTTAGTGGAACAGAATATGATCTTCTGGAGAACCGGTGTATCCATGAGGCTGTCGGTGTTCGGATCGTAAAGGCAACTGCTTCGCCGAAAACAACCAAGGCTGCCCGTGCATATGAGAAGCTGTTGGCTATGGGACGTCGCCTGATGTCCGTGATCCGGAAGAATGAAGGCTGCCCCAATAAAGATCTGGATCGTTTTGCAAGAGATATCCAGTCACTGTGTGACAAGTGGGATAGAACGGACATTTAA